Genomic window (Cellulosilyticum lentocellum DSM 5427):
TTACTTTATGGTGGAATACATTACTTGAAGGTGAAGATTCCGAAACCTATATGAATAAATCAGCAGAATTATTTGCAAAACAAATTACACCAGAAGAATTTGTAAAACAGTTGCAAACAATGAATGAATAGTTAAATACAAAAGCCACTGTTGTTTAAGCAGAACTTAAGCTAACAGTGGCTTTTCTAAACAGGACTTGATGATAGAGAACTTTGTGATAGAGGGGGAGAGATGAGATGAAGAATATTTTCGCTGATAAGAAAGCTATTTTTCTGTTTATGCTACCAGCAACATTATTCTTTTTGCTAATTATCGTATTACCTGTTATTTTATCAGGATATTACTCAACATTAGATTGGAATGGCTTTGGCATGGCTAAATTTATTGGCATAGATAACTTTAAAGAACTCTTTATAAATAACAAGGATGGGTTCCCTAAAGCTGTTATGAACTCCTTGTTTTTCTTAGTAGTTTCATTAGTGATTCAAATACCAATTTCTTTAATACTAGCACTTGTTTTGGCTAATGGTATTAAGGGAGAGGGCTTTTTTAGAACAGTGTTTTTTATCCCAGTTGTACTAGCCACAGTTGTTATTGGACAGTTATGGATGAAAATTTATAATCCTGATTATGGACTACTTAATACATTTTTAAGAGCAATAGGTTTAGGGAAGTGGGCAAAGGCTTGGCTGGGAGAAACGAGTACAGCTTTAGGGGCTTCTTTTGTACCTATTTTGTGGCAGTATGTAGGTTATCATATGCTTTTACTATATGCTGCGATCAAGACGATATCACCTGATATTTATGAGGCAGCTCAAATAGATGGAGCAAGTAGTAGGAAAATGGCAACTAAGATAACCATACCACTTATTATTCCTATGCTTAAGGTAAGTACTATTTTATCAGTAACGGGATCACTTAAAGTATTTGATTTAGTATTTGTACTGACCAATGGAGGCCCAGCAGGTGCAAGTGAAGTGCCGAGTACACTTATGGTTAAGAGTATTTTTAACAGCTATCGATACGGCTATGGAAGTGCTATGGCAGTATTTATTATTATTGAGTGTTTTATTTTTACAGCTTTAGCTAGAGGCATTTTTAGTCAAATAGAGAAACGTTATTAAAGGAGGAAAAGCACATGGGTAAAAGGATAGTGGTAGGTTTAAAATATTTATTACTGAGCATATGGACTGTAATATGCCTGTTTCCTATTTATTGGTTAGTGTGTTTTTCTCTTAAAGATAACACAGAAATATTTGGTGAGAATATAGCAGGACTTCCAAGGCATTGGATCTTTTCCAACTATCAATCAGCATTTATGGGAGGCAATGTAGGTATCTACCTATTAAATAGTGTGATTGTTACAGGTATGACCATCTTATTAACCATTATAGTAGCGGTAACAGCCAGCTATGCATTAGAACGAATGGTATGGAAGCTTAGAAAAACAGCTATGACTATTTTTATGATAGGTATTATGATTCCTATTCATGCAGCTTTATTACCTGTATTTTATATGATGCAAACCTTGCATATACTAAATACCGCATGGTCATTGATTATTCCATATGTAGCCTTTGCTATGCCAGTGGCAATTATGATTATGACTGGTTTTGTAGCAGGTATTCCGAGAGAATTAGAGGAATCAGCAAGTATAGATGGTGCCAGTATCTATAAGATTTTTATATCAGTCATTCTACCTTTATTGAAACCGGCTATAGCTACAGTATCCATTTTTACATTTATACAAGCATGGAATGAGCTGATGTTTGCAACAGTATTCATTAGCAATAATGCAAAGAAAACGCTAACAGTAGGTATTCAATCTATGTCAGGTCAGTTTTTAACTCAATGGGGACCTATTGGAGCGGCATTGGTCGTAGCAACCATACCAACGATAATGATTTATTTGTTACTTAATAGACAAGTACAAGACAGTCTAGTAATGGGAGCTGTTAAAGGATAAATATTAATTATTTTAGGGATTTATAAAAGGATTTTCTCACTTATAGAGAGCTACAAGTAGAGGATGAAAGGCTTAATAAATGGTCTAAAACTGGCAAAAACAAACAAAAAAATAACAAAATAACACATAAAAATATACATAATAAACAAAAACATTTAAAATATTCCGAATATATATTAAGATTTCATTAGATGTTAGGATAAACTACACATCACAAATCAAAGGTTTGATTTGAAATTTTATTAAGGAGGAATAGGTATGAGATTAAAGAAGTTAAGTAAAAAATGCACGGCTCTATTAGTAGCAGGACTCATGATGGTAGCTACCATCATACCCAAACAAGATGCCTATGCAAGTATGACGAGTGGTAGTAAATTTTTAGGCAATGTTATCGGAAATAGTATTCCAAGTGATTTTGGAACCTATTGGAACCAAGTTACGCCAGAAAATGCGAGTAAGTGGGATGCAGTTGAGGGTACTAGAGATAGTATGAATTGGACTGCAGTAGATAGTTATTTTAATTATGCAAAGCAGAATAACTATCCATTTAAATTTCATACACTAGTATGGGGGAGTCAAGAACCTAACTGGATTAAAAATCTTTCTAAGGCAGAACAACAAGAAGAAGTTTTGGAATGGATTAAGGCAGTTGGATCAAGGTATAGTACAGTGGATATGATAGATGTTGTTAATGAGCCACTGCATGCTAAACCATCTTATAAAGATGCAATTGGTGGAGATGGTGAAACAGGATGGGATTGGGTTATTTGGTCTTTCACCCAAGCTAGAAAATATTGTAAAGGTAAGTTACTCATTAATGAGTACGGTATTATTAGTGACACTAATGCTACTAATCAATACATTCAAATTATTAACTTATTAAAAGAAAGAAATTTGGTTGACGGAATTGGTATTCAATGTCATGAGTTTAATATGAATTATGTGTCTGTAAGTACCATGAAGACTAATCTAGATAAATTAGCAGCAACAGGATTACCTATCTATGTATCAGAGCTTGATATGTCAGGTGATGATAGTACACAGCTAGCACTTTATAAAGAAAAATTCCCTGTATTATGGGAGCACTCAGGTGTAAAAGGAATTACATTGTGGGGATATATCGAAGGTCAAACATGGAAGAGTAACACACATCTTAGAAATACTTCTGGAACAGAACGTCCAGCATTGCAATGGTTGAAGAGTTATTTAAAAGATGGTTCGACGCCAACACCAACACCAACACCTACACCTACTCCTACGCCAACACCTACTCCAACACCAACAGAAGGTGCTATCCCTAAGGTGAGCGTTACTACCCAGTTAGGTAGCTCTCTCAATCAACAATATACTATTACATCTGTAGGTAGTCAAAACCTTGATCTTTCTAAGCTCACTATCCGCTACTATTACACTAAAACAAGTACAAAGAGTCAAAGCTTTTGGTGTGATAATGCAGGCCTTCAGCTCAATGTATCTCCATGGTATGTGAATCTTGCTTCAGGCGTAAAGGGTACTTTTAAAGATGGCTATCTTGAAATAACCTTTGATACTACCTATAGTATGGCGCCAAACTCTGGTTCACTTAATTTAGGAATTCGTCTTGCCCAAAGTGATTGGTCTACTTATGAAAACTTAGTGGATAAAGGGTATGAAGTTTATTATAATGGAACATTAGTTAAATAATGATTTGCAAGTAGCTAGGAGGATTAAAAATCTTAGCTACTTTTTTATTGTGTGCCTTAGCTCTGTACAAACGTTCCTTTATGACATCAGGTCATATTGTTGATCCTAGAAATTACTATTTCAAATCTAGGATTCAGGAAGGTTTTTGAGGCCTACTTGTTTTCTGGATTATAACAATATAATTACACCTCTCAAATGGGTTATCTATAGTTGAATAAAAAATCTAAATATTATAAAATTAATCGAGGTATTCAGTTGTATTAAAAGAAGTTTGGTACTGCTCAGTATTGATTTTTCACAGCTCTTCAAAATTCAATCGATATAGCAACTGAATGATTATAAATAAAAATGGGATTTTATTAAAAATAAGAAGGGGAGAGCGTTATAATGGAACAGGAGATTTTAAGTGGGCCAGTAAAAACAAGAAAAAGTGTGTGGGGAATCTTAGCAGTAGTTATTTTAGGAATTTATGCATTGATCACTATAGGATTGGTAGTTGTGGGATGCGTGGTTAAGCCAATACCAGGACTAAATTATTCTTTTGAATATGCAAAGGATAATTTATTAGATGTTCTAAAAATTAATTCTGAGATATCAATAATCCTATTCATTATCTTAGGTGTAATTGGAACTGTATTTAAGATCATTAAGAATAACAGTATTAGGAATGGACTTATAGGTTTCTGGGGATTTTTATTTGTATTGCCCATGAGTGTGTTAAGCCTGTGGCTTCAAAAGTTGGTACCAAGTGATATAGGGCTAAGTAGAAATTTTAGATGGGTGATATTGGGGATTGCTGCATTTAAGGTAGGGCTTCTTATACTTATTTTACTAAAATATATAGAAAGAAAAAGAGATGTCAATTTTAAAATAGTATGGACTTCTGCAATCTTTCTGGCGTTGATTAATTTTATGACAATGTCTCAGTTTAGTTTTGGCATGGATCAGAACTATTCATTTGGATATGCAATGCTAGAACAATGGGGGCTATTTTTTACAGAGCAATACATATGGTTACATGGAAATTTAGGTATATCTAGGTTTATTAACATAAGTATAGTCGTTTTATTTGTAGTCTTAAGTGTACCATTATATATGATTGGTAGGGGCTTATTTATTCCAAAATCTGAGGAGAAAAACGAGGAATATGTATCTAGAGGTTCTTTAGCAGTACTAGTAGGAAATGGACTAGGATTATTAATGATAGTCACTCCTATTTTAAAGAGTGGTATGAGTATAGAAAGTATAGGGCTAAAGAGTTTAGGAGCAGGTTTTTTTATTAGTTTATTAGTAGGTATAATAGCTACCATTTTAAATGTAGGGATAGGAAGCATAATAGTACAGATGAAGCACTCAAGAATAGGGTTGATTGGGATTGGATTATTAGTTTTAATCAGTAGTTCTGTTACTACCTCGCCAATAAACTCAGTATTCATTAGTTCGTGGTTATTGTTTGGTAAAGGCATAGTAAGTACTGTATTTGCAATAAGTATAAACATGGTAACCCTTTTTGCTATAACATGGATACTTAGAGAAAGAAAAAGTAAAGAGGGTATTCTAAATAAGAATTTTATAATGAGGTTAAGTATAGCTATTTTTATTGTTCAGTTCTTGGCTGGTATGACTAACTTTGGTATTGGGTTCGTGTTTTATGCAAGTAACTTTGAGAGCATGTTACCTTTAAACTCAATCTTTTTTCAACCAGATATGACTTCTGAAGCAAGAAACTTTATTTTTGTAGTCATTTCTACATTAGTATTTTTAGGGATCAATATAAGTCGATTATTATTAAAAGAAGAAGATTATGGTGAATGGACATGGCTTAGTATACTTCATAAATAAAGAGAAACTAAAATAGAATAAACAAAAAAACAGAGGAGATAAGAAGAAAATGAAATATCATTCATTAATGGAAGCCCACATAAGGGAAACACTTGGAAATTAGCTGAAGAGGTTCAAGGTATACTAAAAAACATAGAGCCGGGTAGTGTTATAGAAGAAATTCATTTAGTAAATCTGAAGCTGCCATTTTGCAGTGGCTGTTCCTTGTGCTTTAGAACAGGAGGAAGTAATTGCCCTCATAATGAAAAGATTCAGCAAGTGTTAAATGCCATGGAAGAAGCTGATGGAATCATAGTAGCCTCGACTAGTTATAACAGGAGGGAAACTACCTTGCTTAAAAACTTTTTCGATCATTTGTGTTACCTCCTTCATCGTCCACACTTCTTTACTAAAAAAGCATTAGTTATAACGACAACAGGAGGTGTAGGGGCTAAATCAGCAGCTAAAAGTATTGCATCCTTTTTGAAGGGAATAGGTTTTAATAAGTGTTATCTCTTACCAATTGCAGCTTATAGTTGGAATGATTATAAAGTTAATAATAAAACAAAAATGAAGTGTGAGCAGGTAACTAAAAAGTTTTATCAAGCTATCAGCTCAGAAAAATTACATAGTCCAAGTGTCTTAGTTATGATTCCCTATAACTTATTTAGAGGAATGTCTCTGTATTATGTAAAAGGGACTGAATATGAAACAGAGGATGGTAGTTATTGGACAGATCCTATTAGAAAAGACACTGTATATGATAAAGTTGTTCCAGTTCCTATTTATAAAAGGCCTATAGGGTATTTCTTTTACTTCTTAGGCAAAAAGTTAGGGAAAAAAGTCATGGTGACATATAAAAAGTAAGTCGTATATAAAGGGAGATGATGATGATGGAAAAATGGTTGAAAAATTATCTGGATTCAAGTGGTAAATTATCGATGTATCCATCTAAAAGAAAACTAAAGATTGCTGTTATGTTTTATATAGCTAATCAATTAGAAGCTCATAAGACATATACAGAAAAAGAAATGAATGAAGCCATTAATGAGATATGTACTTTTAATGATGCAGCACTACTTAGAAGAGAAATGTACAACTATCACTTTATTAATAGGACTGAGGATGGAAAGATATATACGTTAGAAGAAAATCAGCCATCTCCTGAAGAATATGGATTAAGCTAGAAGAATGAGGCATATAGGTATTCATTAGGAATAATAAAAAATAAATAAAGATAGATTGATATCTAAGAAGAAATGATAAGATAAAGCAAAGAAAAATAATCTTATTATAGGAGTTTGGGGATGTTTAAAGATATTAAGTACATGGGCAGATATCAAGATGAAGAACAACTAAAAACAGGAAGATTACCTGAAGCAGCTATTAAGTATGAAGAACCAGATACGATGAAAGAAGTGTTTATAAAAGGAACACTTATTAGTGTACCAATATTTATAATAATGATTATGGGTATTCTGGTAAAAATCCAAGTATGGCAGATGCAGTTTTCGGAGATTAATATAAAGCAGTTGGCAGGAGGCATCCTAATTGCTAGTATAATAAGTTTACCTCTTGTTCCTATTCATGAAGGGCTACATGCTATTTGTTATCCAAAAGAAAGTATTAAGGAAATTTGGTATAAAAAAGAAGAGCCTGCAGCATTTGTGTATTGTAATGCACCTATTTCTCGCAGGAGATTTATATGGATGTCCTTATGTCCTAATTTAGTATTAGGTTTTATACCATATGTATTATGGATCATGGGTATGTTTGATGGCAATAGGTCAGTTTCGCAAATCCTTATTTCATTGGCGGTGCTTAATATATTTACTGGAATAGGTGATTACTTAAATATCTATTCCACGATTACACAAACACCAAAAGATAGCATCATACAAAATTACGGATTTCATAGTTATTGGTATAGAGAAGAGAATAAATAAACCCTAAAAAATTTGATACATAAGCTATAATAAAGAAAAGTTATAGGAAAGGTAAAGGGGAAAAATGAATCCAACGATTGTCAATAATATCAAACAAACTTTAAACGAATTAGAATCGGAAAAACGTATTCATATTTTAATGGCCATAGAATCAGGAAGTAGAGGATGGGGATTCCCTTCAATTGATTCAGATTATGATTGTCGTTTTGTATATACTCAGCCTTTGGAGAATTATTTAACCATAGGAGAAGTAATAGACCATATAAGTGTTCCTGTAGATGAGGTATATGATGTAGATGGTTGGGATTTGAAAAAGCTACTTATTCATATTAGAAAATCTAACCCAACAGTATGGGAATGGTTGCAGTCTCCAATTGCTTATAGGGAGGAGAAAGAGTTTAGGGACCAGTGTATGGCATTAGCAGTACTTTATTTTAATGAAAAAACAGCACTTTATCACTATAAAAGCTTAGCTTATAACAAAGTACAACAAATCAGGGAAACATCATTAGGCAAGTTAAAAGCTTATTTTTATGCTTTACGAAGTGCATTGGCGTGTGACTATGTATTAAACCATCACACTATTCCACCAATGGAAATAAATCAGCTTATGGAAAGCTTAAATCTAGAAATAGAGTTAATATCAGAGATTAAACATTTAATAGAATTAAAAGTAACTGTAGATGAAGCTTATGTCATAGGACCTCATACTAAGTTGCTTGGTTATATAGAAAAAGTTTTATTAGTCTGTGATGACTATTTACAGGAAGCTAAACCAACTACAGCACTTAAAGAGGCAAAGTTATTAGATGAGTGTTTTAGAAATTGGTTAATTAGGTGAGAGAAGTGATGAAAATAGAAGTTATAGAGCGATTAGAAAGTAAAGTCTATGAGTTTTTAAAAAACGAAAAGACGCTAGGCGATAGAATTTTATATTTAGTGGTGAGTGGCTCATACGGTTATGGAACCCAATATGAAAATAGCGATATAGATTTACGTGGCTGTACCATAGAAGGAAAGGAAGTACTATTTGGATTAGAAAGCTTTGAACAGTACGAAGACCTTCATACAGACACAGTTATCTTTGGCCTAAAGAAATTTGTAAGATTAGGATTGAATGCCAATCCCCAAACCTTGGAATTATTAGGCATAGATGAAGATTGCATTTATCAAATGACACCACAAGGAAAGCTTCTAAGAGACAATACAGAGCTTTTCTTATCTCAAAAAGTTGCAGATACTTTTGGTGGTTATGCAATGGCTCAGCTTAGAAGGCTTCAAAATGCGCTAGCACAAAATAGTGCCAGCCAAGTATTAAAGGAGCAGCATATAGCAGCTACACTTTCAAGACAAATTAAACAATTTAATGATGATTATACTTCTTTTGATAAAGGCAGTATAGTCGTTTATGTGGATGAAGAGAGCCAAGATCTAAGAACGACCATTCACTTAGAAGATTACCCTTTAAGAGATTTCACAAGTATTTATGCCAATATGACTAATACTATTAAAAGCTATGAGAAGCTTACACATCGTAATCATAAGAAAGAAGAAAGTAAATTATATAAGCATGCCATGCATTTAGTAAGAATACTGATAACAGGCACATATATATTAGAAGGCAAGGGCATTCGCACAAGATCAGAGGAACACTTACCTACATTATTAAGTATTAGACATGGAGAGTATAGTTGGGATCAGATATTTAAGATTGTAGATAGCCGTGAAAAACATTTTAATAAGGCAGCTCAGCTTACTAAGTTACCAGAGAGACCAAAACAAGATAAAGTTCAAAAATTAATAGAATCTATTTACGAAAGTTATTATTACAAATGAAAGCTCTATAGCTAGCTAGAAGTAACATTTTAGTTAGTTATAGAGCTTTTGTAATGGGGAAAATAAATTTGTTTTACAACATTATCAAGTAGAAAGACTTTGTGTTAAGAAAATATAAATTATTTATAATATTTTTATTATTATATAGAAGTGGCACACAATCTGTACTATACTAAGATGATTCAATCCAGTTGTTAAATTAAGGAGGATAAGGAATGATTAGTATAATTGTGGGTTGCGGAGTAGGAATCATAGCAGTTATTTTATTCTTTTGGCTCGTTGGTTTTAAAATTATCCCTAATGATAGAGTAGGAATCGTTGAAAAATGGTGGTCTCCTAAAGGTTCTCTAAAGGAGCAAATCATTGCTTTGAATGGAGAAGCCGGTTATCAGCCTGACCTTTTAAGAGGAGGTATTCATTTTAAATCACCACTTCTCTACAAGGTACATACGGTACCTCTTGTAACAGTACCACAAGGAAAAATAGCTTATGTATTTGCAAGAGACGGAGAGTCTTTAGAAGCTACACAAACTTTAGGCAGGATTGTTAAAGAGTCTAATAATTTTCAAAATGTAAGGGCCTTTTTACAAAATAAAGGACAAAAAGGACCACAACAAGGTATTATTCGTGAGGGAACTTATGCGTTTAACCTAGCACAATTTGTGATTATTACTGAAGATAAGACGCACTGCTTAAAAATAGGTAATAGGGCAGAGCAAGACACGCTTATGCAAATGTCAGAGCTTATTAAAAATAGAAATGGTTTTAGGCCAGTTGTCATTCAAGGGGAAAAAGATGAAATTGGTATTGTAACGGTCCACGATGGACCATCTTTAGGCAGTGGCAATATTATTTGTCCAACAGTAGGAGATGTAGCAACTGATCCACATTATCATAACAATTTCCAAGATATTGATGCCTTTTTAAAGGCTGGTGGTTATAGAGGTAGACAATATCAGGTTTTAGCAGATGGTACTTATTTTATTAATAGACTTTTTGCAACTATTGAATATATTCCTAAAGTAATCATTGAAGTAGGTTTTGTAGGAGTAGTTGTTTCTTATACTGGCGCAAAGGGTGAAGATTCTTCTGGTAATGATTATAAGCACGGAGAACTTGTTGGAAAAGGGTATAGGGGGGTATGGAATGAACCATTAATGCCAGGTAAATATGCTTTTAATACCTATGCAGGAAGCATTGTAAAAGTGCCTACAACCAATGTTATTTTAAAATGGATTTCTAATCAAACAGGGAATCACAAATATGATGAGAACCTTAAAGAAGTTAGTCTTATCACAAAGGATGCTTTTGAGCCAACCTTACCACTATCTGTTGTATTCCATATTGATTATCGAAAAGCACCTTATGTTATTCAACGTTTTGGGAATGTAAAGATGCTAGTTGATCAAACCTTAGATCCTATGATTTCTGCTTACTTTAAAAATATAGGACAAACGAAAACACTCATTGAACTCTTGCAGCAAAGAAATGAAATCCAGAGCCAAAGTGCTATGGAGATGAGAGAACGCTTTGAGCATTATAATCTAGAGTTAGAAGAAGTACTTATTGGTACACCAGGTAGCTCAACTTCAGATTCTAATATAGAAACCATTCTTACACAGCTTCGTAGCAGGCAAATTGCTAAAGAGCAATTAGAGACCTACGAAACCCAACAAAAAGCAGCCGAGAAAGAAAAAGAATTAAGAGAAGCAGAAGCAGTGGCTAAACAACAAACCACCTTAACTGAGTCTGATATTAATATTAGAATTCAAGAAAACCAAGGTAAAGCTGAGCTGATGAAAGCTAAACAAGATGCTGAAAAGATTCAGCGCCTAGCAGAAGCTGACTCTTATAAGATTAAAAAGCAATCTGAAGGTGAAGCGTTTAGAATTAAAGTGACAGCAGAAGCACAAGCAGATCAAGAAGCAAGAGTAGGTATCTCAAAGGCTATTGCTGCTAGAGAACAAGTTAATGCTTATGGTGGTCCACAGTACAAGGTAATTAGTGATGTCATGAGTGAATTCTCTAAAGCTGTTAAAGAGGGCAAGATTGATATCGTACCTAAGACTGTTATTCAAGCAGGAGGAGAAGGCCAAGGCGTTAATGCCTTTGAATCCCTTATTATGCTTTTAATGAGTGAAAAATTAACGGCTTTAAATGGTAATGAAGGCCACGAAGAATCTGAAGAAGTAGAACGTATAAAAGAACAGATTTTAGCTGAGATTAAAAACACCCAATTAGAAGTGGCTCCTACAAAGGAATAGTATAAAAAGCACATCTTAGTTAAATTAGGATGTGCTTTTTATACCTTACTATCTAAAGCGATACTATTTGCAATAAAATCAATTGTAATCATTCAGCCATACAAATTGAAATTCGTAATATATAAGTGAAGGTTCTCAGTAGCCTTCACTCTTTTATTTTATAATGAAGGTGATTGGCTGACGGAATTTGAAATTGGGACATTACGCCCGTAGTTAAATGTGTCAGCTAGCCTTCATTTTCTTGCATTCGATTCAGCAAGTTGGGACATACAAATGCTCCCGTTTAACCAACGAATATGAATGGAAACTGAAGAGTTGGAACCAATCAAATATTCTACTATAAGGAGGTATCCCCATGATTGCTGTTGGAATAGATGTTTCAAAATCCAAAAGCACTGTTGCTATCTTAAATTCCAATGGTTCTTTACTTGTCAAGCCATATACAATGACACATACTCAATCCGATATGTGTGCCTTGGTTGACTATTTATGTACCTTTGATGAACCCATTACCATTCTCATGGAGTATACAGGTCACTATCACTATCCAGTACTTAAAAAGCTACAACAGGAAGGATTCCCTGTCTGCATTATCAATCCATATCAAATGAAAAAATATGCCGACGTTGAAATCCATAAAGCAAAAACTGATAAAAAAGATGCTATCAGAATTGCTACATATGCTCTGGAAAAGTCTTATAAACTCGTCCCCTATAACTCATTGGAGCAGAAGTATGAAGATCTGAAATTTTTGTCAAGGCAATATAATCAACGAATTTCCTCTGTGTCCTATACAAAGGTTCAGTTGATTAACCTACTTGACCAGACAATGCTGGGAATTACTCGCTTACTTCCTCTAAAGAGCAAGAATCCTGAACAATGCGTTTTATTACTTTTTATCAAACGCTTTAAATCTTTTGATGAAATCAACAAAATCGGCAAAACACGTTTTCTTTCCAGTTATACAACACTTGTGAAGAAAACTTGCGACCGCCACGCTCCAAGTAAAGGATTGGCAATATATGAGCTTGCCACTAACAGTATTACAACCCGCGGTGAAGACCCATATATTCAGCTTGCTCAAAGTCAATGCGTAGACCTTTTAGCAACTTCACAGAATGCAGCAGATGAGATTATCCTGCAAATGCAGACCATGGCTGAAACCATACCTGAATATAAAATCCTCAGGGCTATGGCTGGCGTAGGTGATAGACTTGGTCCAATAATACTTGCTGAGATTGGTGATATTCGCCGTTTTCATAGTGGTAAAGCTCTTAATTCCTTTGCTGGAAATGATGCGCCACCTTATCAATCCTGGCAATTCGAGAGCAGAAACCGCCACATATCAAAACGTGGTAGTGCCACCCTCAGAAAAGCTTGTTTTGAGGTTATGCAGGCTCTCAAACTGACAAAACCTCAAGATGATCCCGTCTACCTTTTTATGTTAAAAAAGGAGCAGGAAGGAAAACCCTACAACGTAGCCAAAATGGCTGGTGTAAATAAGTTTCTCCGAATTTACTACGCTCGTGCGATGGAGCTTTATAAGTAAATCCGAGTTTATTATCATATATTTTTGAAAAATCTACAATACGTAGGTTTATTAAGGTTACCCTTTTTAAAGATGAAATTTCTTAAAATTCTTCTTGACAAACATTAGCAAGATTTGTCTTGGATGTTTATGAGAAATACGTCTGAGAGAAAATGAGTGGGTATGGGTGCCTTCCGTTGTTCCGGTTCACATTTTTTGAAGCACTAAGTTCACTTATTTAGATGAACGGCAGAACTCACTTCGTTCAAACAGCTGCCTAAAACCCATCTAAAGCGTTCACTAAGTGCTTCTAAAAAATGCTCCCAAGTCACTACTTCAGGCACCCATACCCACTCATTTTCACAAACGTTATTGACCTCATAAACGTCCGAGACAGTGAAGCAGTGTGGAAAGAAGACGTAACAACAATTGGTAACTTGTACGCAATTTAAAAACACTTAGAACCGGGAGCAGATGCCTAGAGCAATAATGTATCAAGCTTCCTATAAGTCTGTTTTGCCAAGAAGTAGCTAAGTAGGGAAGCTAGAGAGCTTACTCTTTTTTCTTGAAAACACTTAAGAGAGGTAGCTTTATGCATTATCCTCTCGTTTCCTCCCAGCAGCATTTCTCATAAACGATTAGACTGATTTCTATTTATAATATAGACT
Coding sequences:
- a CDS encoding nucleotidyltransferase domain-containing protein, which encodes MKIEVIERLESKVYEFLKNEKTLGDRILYLVVSGSYGYGTQYENSDIDLRGCTIEGKEVLFGLESFEQYEDLHTDTVIFGLKKFVRLGLNANPQTLELLGIDEDCIYQMTPQGKLLRDNTELFLSQKVADTFGGYAMAQLRRLQNALAQNSASQVLKEQHIAATLSRQIKQFNDDYTSFDKGSIVVYVDEESQDLRTTIHLEDYPLRDFTSIYANMTNTIKSYEKLTHRNHKKEESKLYKHAMHLVRILITGTYILEGKGIRTRSEEHLPTLLSIRHGEYSWDQIFKIVDSREKHFNKAAQLTKLPERPKQDKVQKLIESIYESYYYK
- a CDS encoding SPFH domain-containing protein, whose translation is MISIIVGCGVGIIAVILFFWLVGFKIIPNDRVGIVEKWWSPKGSLKEQIIALNGEAGYQPDLLRGGIHFKSPLLYKVHTVPLVTVPQGKIAYVFARDGESLEATQTLGRIVKESNNFQNVRAFLQNKGQKGPQQGIIREGTYAFNLAQFVIITEDKTHCLKIGNRAEQDTLMQMSELIKNRNGFRPVVIQGEKDEIGIVTVHDGPSLGSGNIICPTVGDVATDPHYHNNFQDIDAFLKAGGYRGRQYQVLADGTYFINRLFATIEYIPKVIIEVGFVGVVVSYTGAKGEDSSGNDYKHGELVGKGYRGVWNEPLMPGKYAFNTYAGSIVKVPTTNVILKWISNQTGNHKYDENLKEVSLITKDAFEPTLPLSVVFHIDYRKAPYVIQRFGNVKMLVDQTLDPMISAYFKNIGQTKTLIELLQQRNEIQSQSAMEMRERFEHYNLELEEVLIGTPGSSTSDSNIETILTQLRSRQIAKEQLETYETQQKAAEKEKELREAEAVAKQQTTLTESDINIRIQENQGKAELMKAKQDAEKIQRLAEADSYKIKKQSEGEAFRIKVTAEAQADQEARVGISKAIAAREQVNAYGGPQYKVISDVMSEFSKAVKEGKIDIVPKTVIQAGGEGQGVNAFESLIMLLMSEKLTALNGNEGHEESEEVERIKEQILAEIKNTQLEVAPTKE
- a CDS encoding IS110 family RNA-guided transposase, which translates into the protein MIAVGIDVSKSKSTVAILNSNGSLLVKPYTMTHTQSDMCALVDYLCTFDEPITILMEYTGHYHYPVLKKLQQEGFPVCIINPYQMKKYADVEIHKAKTDKKDAIRIATYALEKSYKLVPYNSLEQKYEDLKFLSRQYNQRISSVSYTKVQLINLLDQTMLGITRLLPLKSKNPEQCVLLLFIKRFKSFDEINKIGKTRFLSSYTTLVKKTCDRHAPSKGLAIYELATNSITTRGEDPYIQLAQSQCVDLLATSQNAADEIILQMQTMAETIPEYKILRAMAGVGDRLGPIILAEIGDIRRFHSGKALNSFAGNDAPPYQSWQFESRNRHISKRGSATLRKACFEVMQALKLTKPQDDPVYLFMLKKEQEGKPYNVAKMAGVNKFLRIYYARAMELYK